The DNA sequence ACTGGTGGAGTGCAGTTTGATCGCAATCTGCTCCCAGCAGGTGGGATACATGTCATCCTGACTGGGTTCTAGTGGTTGAGTAGAGTGGAGCTCACCAGCTTGAGTTTGGATTCCTCAAACTTGCTACCACACACATCAGTCGTCAAGATGGCAGTGGAGTCCCCACAGAGGTCTTTCTGGAGTCTCAGGCTCCCAACTACTTGTCTCCAGTAGTGAATGCTGTTCTCCAAAGACTGAAGGCATGAGGTTGGGTTGCCCTCAAAGATACAGGAGAACTGATTGTTGTTTTGAGTGCAGTCGACCTTTACCTGAGCGATGCCCTCTCCCTTCCCAAGCATACCCCACTTGCACTTGGCTTGATCACTGGTGGTAAAGTCACCAATTTGCAGGAACTCAAAAGGCTGCTCTTTTGCCCCATGCCCAGTGGGTCCCAGAATGACCCAATGATCCACGTCTGGTGCACTTCCCTGTCCTATCTTTACTCCCTTCTGGACATGCATGAAGAGCACCCGAGTGGCCAGAAGGAGAAAGGACAGCAGGGTGAGGCTGTGGATCCTCATAGCTCAGCTGGGGGGCACCTGTTTGACAAAAGACAGATGAGTCAGTGCCAGGAGCACCTCAGCAGGGCAGAACTTCAGGCtgtcctctccctccaccctgctACATGCCTGCCTGATTAAAGAGTCAACCCCGAAACCTTCTGGCTTCTGCATTCACTAGACCAGCAGCCCATCCACTCACATTTCCCCTTGACTTCAGTCTACAGTGTCACAGCACCACCACCCTTCATCCTGTCCTTACACTCTCTGAACCTCACTAACTCTCATTCCTCCTGACCTCACCCACTTATTGCtgcatttctctctcctccctgtctcattctctcattcaatacacatttattgagcagctgcTACATTTTTTTAGCACCAGCTTCATACCACGCACTAGACTAGGTGTTGAACCTACTGAGGTTAATGAAAAACCACAAGTCTTTAAGACCTATGAGGCTACTTTCTGGGTAGTTTAAATAGCATTGACCAGGGAGTCAGTCCCATCTCTATCCCCACTTGATTTTGAGCAAGTCACTCTGTCCCTTTGGGTCTTAGTTCTTATacctgaaatcaagatgttggatGAAATAATCTCTAATTTTGATTCTAGCTATATTGTGCTGGATTTTTATCTCATAATTCCACATGGACACTGATGACTATAAAATGGGAAAGCGAGGTGAATGTCAAAAAGAAAGGTGATGTTGACCCAGAGTTTGAATATTCATGGGATTGGCACACTGAGGTAAGTAGGGTGTGGGGGTTACAGGAGCACTGTTACAGGAAGTGAGAACCACTGAGAGGCATGAAGGTGATGATGTCATCGGATTTGACTGGTCACAGTAAACCGGAAGTGGGGGTGAATTGCAACCGAGCAATTTTACTAATTATTGAAGGCAGAATCATGCCTAATTGATTTCTGGAGCCCTGTGATGGTACAGTGCTGGGCATACAGAAAGCTCTTAATCAATCCTTTCAGAAGGAAATCAGTGAATCAGTAGTATGACATTCAATGCCACATTAAGTAgctgcatttattttttcaggtGGACAGTAAAACCATGCTTTAAGAGAGGGGAAAAGTTGATTTCTATTTGacacttactatgtgcaaagcactgGCCCAGCATTTGATTCTCATCTCCTTAAATCCACACACGAGCCCTACCAGGTAGCTATTGATACGCCACCCCAGGTAACAGCTGTGACTCAGACTCTTAGTAGACAAGTCACAAAGTTGGTATGTGCAGCCAGACCATATCTCTCTGTTCTCTATCATTGCTCattgatcatttctttctttttaccttaCTCTGCCCTTCAGAAAACATTGGCAAGAAATAACAAATGTAGCTATGAACTATGGCAGTTTAGTTGGCATAGCTCATGATGATTAGATGATTCATGGTATCCGAGctacatttaaagaaaaagcaaaattttctaTGAAAAAAGACTTTCCTAGGGAATTGCCCTGATTTCATTTCCACCCTGGAAATTTGGCCACCCCCTAGGattgagaaaaggaaagagagaatttgcCACCCCCTACAattgagaaagggaaagagagtgaCAGGAGTGTGGGCTAAAGCAATAAAAGGTGGGACAGGAGGCTGCGTGTACCAGACGGAGACTCCATCATTTCTCACAGCAATGGGACTCAGCCATGTTTTGTCCATGACAGTGGGATCCAGACCCAAGAAATCCCAAGTCCTTGGGTGGCATGAGAAGCAGGGTAGGGTAATGAAGCTTTTAGGAGGGGGAGGCTCTTACCTTGTTATGTGCACACAGACCCAGTGGGATCCCAGATGCAAGTGTGAGCAAGCAGGCTTGCAGCTGTCTCAGCTGTGGTGCAAGGCAGGGCAGGCTACATATGCAAGAGCCTGAGCCCCCAGGGCTTTTATGGCACACACACCTGTCAATCTCTACACACAATTCCTCCCAGCTATGAGCTTTGGGCAAGCCAGTTCCTGCAGGGAAAGTATTGTGTGGAATCCTGTGATAAGGGGGTTGCATCGGTGCCGTTAGACCTGGTTCCTCTGAGCGCTTCCCTGTCCACCCCTGAGCCAGGATAGAATGAAACCTCAGCCTTGCAAAGACCATCCTTGATGTGTGAAGTCTGCAGCAGTGGTCTCCGCGGGAAAGTAAAAAAGCAATGACTACAATAATTACAGCTGCCAAACACTGAGTCCATTTGCTTTTCTGTCTATTCTTATACATCTGTACTTAGTGAGTGAACAGAGGAATTCATAGGCACTGAGTGGCTGGTAAAGGGGGAATTTCTGATAGAGGGACTTCTGTTGGAAAAGGTCAGGTCACATGTGGGTAGCTCACTCTGGTCAGCCTGCTATAGGCAGATTCTAATGCCAGCATGATTTAGGTAAAATCCTGGCTTCAGCATTTTTTAGCTTTGTGATGAAGCCCAAAcctcttcacctctctgaacttctaTTTGCTTATGTACAGTGTACGGATGATAACCATACTTCATTTGCAGACTAAATTTTTTAATGGCATGAGCTATTgacataaaataaagcaaaacacagTAGTACAAGCACGATAATTGATGGCAACTGACTTGGACTTTGGAATAGACATTATGGAGTGTTGGGGCCTGTGGcaacctgtagagtttctgtctCTTTAAAGGTCAACAGTCAGGTCCAATTAAGAATATGTGTGAGGTTCAGTACTGAGTTTTCTGATTTCTTAAAAGATGCTCCCAAATCCAGATGTGTTCAAATGAAATTGGTTGGCATTTAATCCACATATTCTAAAAGTAGTGCTGTGGCTCAACAGTATAGTCCATAGTTGTAACTGACTTTATtgcacagctgacccaatccaGCAGTGCAAAGTTCCATGGTTACAGAGCTTTGAATGCTGAGTGGTTCTTTCAGTAGTTTAAACAGTTGCTGCATGAGAACCACCAGGTGTAGATATTTCCAAAACTCTAAGCCTTTTGTA is a window from the Cynocephalus volans isolate mCynVol1 chromosome 9, mCynVol1.pri, whole genome shotgun sequence genome containing:
- the LOC134385672 gene encoding fibroblast growth factor-binding protein 1-like, with translation MRIHSLTLLSFLLLATRVLFMHVQKGVKIGQGSAPDVDHWVILGPTGHGAKEQPFEFLQIGDFTTSDQAKCKWGMLGKGEGIAQVKVDCTQNNNQFSCIFEGNPTSCLQSLENSIHYWRQVVGSLRLQKDLCGDSTAILTTDVCGSKFEESKLKLVSSTLLNH